GATTTACCGGCGTTCAAATTGCCCGGCGCATGAATGTTTCTGCGAATACTGTTGGCACTAACATCAAGCGCATTCGGGAAAAATATGCGGCCGCTGGACGCTATGCCCCCACCAAATTGGAGCTTTACCACCGGGCGCTGGAAGATGGCATCCTTGCCCCTGATATGCATTTAGAACAGACCCGCTAGGAAGGGCCGCAGTGTCTTCACCTCAGGGAGAATTGTTGTGAGAGCCCAGCTGCAAGACACCAGTCTGCTGCCCAACACCGTGGAAATGACGGAAGTGGTGCTGGCTCGGTCCATTGGCGTGTTTTCGCTGCTGTTGGTGGCGTTGGCGTTGCCTGACCTGTTGCAGAATACGGGCGGGCAGCCCCGCCCTGGCTACATCACCTTTGTAGTCATGGTCCCGGTGCTCATTATTGCCGCCATGCTGCCCGTTAAACATGCGGTGATACGGCGCTTTTTTGCCGGCTCGGCAGCATGGCTCATTCTCTTGGGTTTCTTGCTGTGGCACCTGGGTCTGATTGGAAACTCTTTGCACGCGGACGCGAGGCCTTGGTCGTGGGGGATAGCCGGCGCCGGGGTAGGTTTGGCAGCCGTGGCCAGGAACACCTCCATGGCCAGCGTGTACGGTGCGCTCTTCACCATTTTGGTTCTGGTCATTCCGGGTTTGCCGGCGGGTTCTGCCCGCGAATGGCAGGACTCCTGGCAGGACGCCTTGCTGACATTCGCCATGACGGCCGCCATCATCGCTCCCATTTGGGCCCTTCGCCAAGCCGTCCAGGAATCGGAGTGCGCTGCCGTCACTGCCGTGGAGAAATTCTCTGACGCCGCCAAGTCCCAGGCCATCACTGTGGAACGGATGCGGTTGGATGCTCTGACCCATGACATTGTGCTGAGCACCTTGATTGTGGCCTCGCAAGCTGTCAATCAGGACGTTGTGGAAGCCTCTCGCCGGGCAGCCACTGCCGCACTCGCTCAGTTGGATGATGTGAGGAACGACGCCGGTCCCTCCCAGGGTGAGCAGGTCGCCGTTGGCGAGTGGTTGGGCAGGTTGGGGGCGGCGGTGTCGATGTATGGAATCACTGTGGATGTCCCGGCACCCGGTACCCCTGCGCGGCAGCGGATTCCGCTGTTGGTGGGCAGAGCCATAGTCCAGGCCACCACAGAGGCAGTTCGCAACAGCCTTGAGCATGCTAACGGTGCCCAGACCGCCGTTAACGTTTCCTTCCCCCATGAGGGCCAGACAGGGCAGGAGGTGGCAGATTCAGTACGGGTTACGATCTCGGACAATGGACCCGGATTTGATCTGGAGACCATCCCGCTGGAACGGATGGGCATCAGGGTCTCCATCGTGGAACGCATGCAGGACGTGCAAGGTAGTGCCACAGTGATTTCCAGTTCAACCGCAGGCACCTTGGTGCTATTGGAATGGGACGGAGGAATCCATGGAACAGCGTCGAACTAGATGGCTGGTGCTGGTGTTTGCCACCTTCATGCCCATCGCCCACGTGATTATGGGATTGGCCAACAGTGATGTGCCTACCTCGCTGTGGCAGTACTTCCTCGCCATGCTGATTTGTTTGGCTTTGGTGGTGCTTTTGTGTTGGGATTCAGGGAAGAATGCCATGCCGCTGTGGGCTGCCTGGTCTGTGGTGGCGGGCGTACTGCTCATGGACCTATTGGTGAACAGTGTGCTGCCCGCAGGTATTCACCCGGGGTATGCCTCGTGGCAAAATGGGGCCATTCAAATGCTCCTTGTGGCGTTGACCTTCAGAGACAGGATGCGGCTCGCCTGGTTGGGGATGGGTTTGTTTGCCGTCGCAGACATGAGTGCATCGCTTGCGCTGGGGCTTTCGGTCACTGATGCATTGGCACTAGTGTTGACCCCCATTATGTGGATGGTCATCGCCACGGCCGTCCGGTCCGTTTTGGGCCGCAGTAAGAACAATATTGCTGTGTATTCAGCCCAGAGCCAGCTGGCGGCCACCAAGCTGGCCAAGGAACATGCCCACGGTTTGTACCGCAAGCAGTGGTTGTTGGAGCTGGAACAGGCCACGCGCCCGGCGCTGGAAGCCATTGCGGGGCAAGACGCGGGCCAAGGACTGTCGGCATCGGATCGCTTGGATCTGGCCCTGTTGGAGGCAGAGTTGCGGGATCAGATCCGCGGCCGCGCCTTGGTGACCCCGGAAATTCAACAAGCCACCCGGGCCGCCAGGAAACGCGGTGTCAAGGTTGACCTTTTGGATGACAGAAAAACGTCCCTACCTGACACCG
The Arthrobacter alpinus genome window above contains:
- a CDS encoding sensor histidine kinase — encoded protein: MRAQLQDTSLLPNTVEMTEVVLARSIGVFSLLLVALALPDLLQNTGGQPRPGYITFVVMVPVLIIAAMLPVKHAVIRRFFAGSAAWLILLGFLLWHLGLIGNSLHADARPWSWGIAGAGVGLAAVARNTSMASVYGALFTILVLVIPGLPAGSAREWQDSWQDALLTFAMTAAIIAPIWALRQAVQESECAAVTAVEKFSDAAKSQAITVERMRLDALTHDIVLSTLIVASQAVNQDVVEASRRAATAALAQLDDVRNDAGPSQGEQVAVGEWLGRLGAAVSMYGITVDVPAPGTPARQRIPLLVGRAIVQATTEAVRNSLEHANGAQTAVNVSFPHEGQTGQEVADSVRVTISDNGPGFDLETIPLERMGIRVSIVERMQDVQGSATVISSSTAGTLVLLEWDGGIHGTASN